In Amycolatopsis jiangsuensis, the following proteins share a genomic window:
- a CDS encoding alpha/beta fold hydrolase — MIDQVSIPTEAGSFDAIAAGPEDGRPVLLLHGFPEAAVEWEHQVATLGVLGYRAVAPDQRGYSPGVRPERPAEYGIGSLVSDVVTIADALGWQRFDLVGHDWGGAVAWWTADEHPQRLRSLTVVSTPHPGALAEALRTDEDQHLRSGYMTEWRQTPATERRMLADGAKALREIFDRRIPPSKIDEYVQRLTEPGALTAALNWYRAGRPGGKIGRISVPALYVWSTEDVAFGSTAALATEQWCTGPYRFEMLEDVSHWAVEEAPEAVTSLLVEHLGGQ, encoded by the coding sequence GTGATCGACCAGGTGAGCATCCCGACCGAGGCCGGATCCTTCGACGCGATCGCCGCCGGACCCGAGGACGGCCGACCGGTACTGCTGCTGCACGGCTTCCCGGAAGCCGCGGTGGAGTGGGAGCACCAGGTGGCCACGCTCGGCGTGCTCGGCTACCGCGCGGTGGCACCGGATCAGCGCGGCTACTCTCCCGGCGTACGCCCGGAGCGGCCTGCCGAGTACGGCATCGGCTCGCTGGTGTCCGATGTGGTCACCATCGCCGATGCCCTGGGCTGGCAACGATTCGACCTGGTGGGCCACGACTGGGGCGGCGCGGTCGCGTGGTGGACCGCCGACGAGCACCCGCAGCGGCTGCGCAGCCTCACCGTGGTGTCCACACCGCATCCGGGCGCGCTGGCCGAGGCGCTGCGCACCGACGAGGACCAGCACCTGCGTTCGGGGTACATGACCGAATGGCGGCAGACCCCCGCCACCGAGCGGCGGATGCTGGCCGACGGCGCGAAGGCACTGCGGGAGATCTTCGACCGGCGGATCCCGCCCAGCAAGATCGACGAGTACGTGCAGCGGCTCACCGAACCGGGCGCACTGACCGCCGCGCTGAACTGGTACCGCGCGGGCAGGCCCGGCGGGAAGATCGGCCGGATCTCGGTGCCCGCCCTGTACGTGTGGTCCACAGAGGACGTCGCTTTCGGATCCACCGCGGCGTTGGCCACCGAGCAGTGGTGCACCGGACCGTACCGGTTCGAAATGCTGGAGGACGTGTCGCACTGGGCCGTGGAGGAGGCACCGGAAGCGGTGACCTCATTGCTCGTGGAACACCTCGGCGGGCAGTGA
- a CDS encoding WXG100 family type VII secretion target: protein MASKDGALVDTDVMRKGAQTITDTGQNITGVNQKVDATMQSLFSTWRADSANVFSGAMGQFDQTVRKIVQKLDELSQNVQASASQYDAQDQDNTSNANNNAAIIGGGGLQGF from the coding sequence GTGGCTTCCAAGGACGGCGCACTCGTCGATACCGACGTCATGCGCAAGGGTGCGCAGACGATCACCGACACCGGGCAGAACATCACGGGGGTGAACCAGAAGGTCGACGCGACCATGCAGTCGCTGTTCAGCACCTGGCGCGCGGACTCCGCGAACGTTTTCAGTGGCGCCATGGGGCAGTTCGACCAGACGGTCCGCAAGATCGTGCAGAAGCTGGACGAGCTCTCGCAGAACGTGCAGGCCTCGGCATCCCAGTACGACGCCCAGGACCAGGACAACACCTCGAACGCCAACAACAACGCCGCCATCATCGGCGGCGGCGGTCTGCAGGGCTTCTGA
- a CDS encoding LCP family protein, whose product MTDEMEAIDEATQYRRKIDHSLARFSAAHDDAAAEEAKRRERLERFTSRPVALLEQTRTALQRVVAPGAAEKIEKAEKAEDPPQTRLQEKKQRHTERSIRIGRIALIVVAALIFLGTGIAWGAVNWFDAKFTEVSALDENSADIQNADAQANDENFLMVGSDTRDGASAEEGAGTSESTPGARSDTIMVAHVPADRKRVVVVSFPRDLEIDRPACNRWDPKKSATTDDISPEQKIAKLNTAYAVGGPQCVTKVIQKITGLRINHFIGIDFNGFKGMVDAVHGVTVHNEQPIDDTTLGKVLMETGDVTISGDQALSYVRARHVKGDPTSDYGRIKRQQEFIGALLKKVMSSDVVLDPGKLSGFITAFARATFGDNLGVQQMMTLAQSMRGLDPGRITFTTVPTVGLPNKRGNEVLVESNTEKLFDALRDNTPLPSDKAVPGPSSTADQAGNSTHSSKSASANDSAG is encoded by the coding sequence ATGACCGACGAGATGGAGGCGATCGACGAGGCGACGCAGTACCGGCGCAAGATCGACCACAGTCTCGCGCGCTTCTCCGCCGCCCACGACGACGCCGCGGCCGAAGAGGCCAAGCGGCGGGAGCGGCTGGAGCGGTTCACGTCCCGGCCGGTCGCGTTGCTGGAGCAGACGCGTACCGCGCTGCAGCGCGTGGTGGCACCGGGGGCCGCCGAAAAGATTGAAAAGGCCGAAAAAGCCGAGGACCCACCGCAGACCCGGCTGCAGGAAAAGAAGCAGCGGCACACCGAACGCAGCATCCGGATCGGCCGGATCGCGCTGATCGTGGTCGCCGCGCTGATCTTCCTCGGTACCGGGATCGCCTGGGGTGCGGTCAACTGGTTCGACGCCAAGTTCACCGAGGTTTCCGCACTGGACGAGAACTCCGCCGACATCCAGAACGCCGACGCGCAGGCCAACGACGAGAACTTCCTGATGGTCGGCTCGGACACCCGCGACGGCGCCTCCGCGGAGGAGGGCGCCGGCACCTCGGAAAGCACCCCGGGGGCGCGTTCGGACACGATCATGGTCGCGCACGTGCCCGCGGACCGGAAACGCGTCGTGGTCGTCTCCTTCCCGCGCGACCTGGAAATCGACCGGCCAGCCTGCAACCGCTGGGATCCGAAGAAATCCGCGACCACCGACGACATCTCGCCGGAGCAGAAGATCGCCAAGCTGAACACCGCGTACGCGGTCGGCGGGCCGCAGTGCGTGACCAAGGTGATCCAGAAGATCACCGGACTGCGCATCAACCACTTCATCGGCATCGACTTCAACGGCTTCAAGGGCATGGTCGACGCGGTGCACGGCGTGACCGTCCACAATGAACAGCCGATCGACGACACCACCCTCGGCAAGGTGCTGATGGAGACCGGCGACGTGACCATCTCCGGCGACCAGGCACTGAGCTACGTGCGGGCCCGGCACGTGAAGGGCGATCCCACCTCCGACTACGGCCGGATCAAGCGGCAGCAGGAATTCATCGGCGCGTTGCTGAAAAAGGTGATGTCCTCGGACGTGGTGCTCGATCCGGGCAAGCTGTCCGGCTTCATCACCGCGTTCGCGCGCGCAACCTTCGGCGACAACCTCGGCGTGCAGCAGATGATGACGCTCGCCCAGTCGATGCGCGGCCTCGACCCTGGCCGGATCACCTTCACGACGGTGCCGACCGTCGGGCTGCCCAACAAGCGCGGCAACGAGGTCCTCGTCGAGTCGAACACCGAGAAACTCTTCGACGCACTGCGCGACAACACCCCGCTGCCCTCGGACAAGGCCGTGCCCGGACCGTCCTCCACCGCCGACCAGGCCGGCAACAGCACGCACAGCTCGAAATCCGCGTCGGCGAACGACTCCGCGGGCTGA
- the idi gene encoding isopentenyl-diphosphate Delta-isomerase, giving the protein METSTETERVVFVTEDGVPTGETGPKLASHHAETRLHLAFSCYVLRHSDQALLITQRAGHKKVWPDVWTNSVCGHPAPDEALEDAVRRRATYELGLPVLTDLSCVLPKYRYRTPPYQGIVENEFCPVFVAWSEREPEPNPEEVGDWRWIPWSDYGQLLENSEANVSYWARDQFAQLRDRKPFSRL; this is encoded by the coding sequence GTGGAAACCAGCACAGAGACCGAGCGCGTCGTGTTCGTGACCGAGGACGGCGTGCCCACCGGGGAGACCGGACCGAAGCTCGCCAGCCACCACGCCGAGACGCGACTGCACCTCGCGTTCTCCTGTTACGTCCTGCGCCATTCGGACCAGGCGTTGCTGATCACGCAACGCGCCGGACACAAGAAGGTGTGGCCGGACGTCTGGACGAACAGCGTGTGCGGTCACCCCGCGCCGGACGAGGCGCTGGAGGACGCGGTCCGCCGGCGGGCAACCTACGAGCTCGGCCTGCCGGTGCTGACCGACCTGTCGTGCGTGCTGCCGAAGTACCGGTACCGGACACCGCCGTACCAGGGAATCGTGGAGAACGAGTTCTGCCCGGTGTTCGTCGCGTGGAGTGAGCGCGAGCCGGAGCCCAACCCCGAGGAGGTCGGCGACTGGCGGTGGATTCCGTGGTCCGATTACGGACAGTTGCTCGAGAATTCTGAGGCAAACGTGAGTTACTGGGCGAGGGACCAGTTCGCGCAGCTCAGGGATCGGAAACCGTTTTCCCGACTCTGA
- a CDS encoding GGDEF domain-containing protein, producing MAEVGVSVEDELTAGTPAPDLLALHESIADLFATQGDWRRAYHHLRSALDIARAGSLRDPLTSSYNRRYLDQRLLGLPLSGGLAVALVDLDRFKSVNDTYGHLLGDRVLCRVADLLQEGLPPEAFCARYGGEEFALVLPGVEQPRALRIAEAARARIARHSWSELQPGLQVTISVGLAHGTGSGPRQLHRADDLLYAAKHAGRNKVAYRDRESAQVITHSE from the coding sequence GTGGCGGAGGTGGGTGTGTCGGTGGAAGACGAGCTCACGGCGGGGACCCCCGCGCCGGATCTGCTGGCGCTGCACGAGTCGATCGCGGACCTGTTCGCCACCCAGGGCGACTGGCGGCGGGCCTACCACCACCTGCGGTCCGCGCTCGACATCGCGCGGGCAGGCAGCCTGCGCGATCCGCTCACGTCGAGCTACAACCGGCGTTATCTCGACCAGCGGCTGCTCGGCCTGCCCCTGTCCGGCGGGCTGGCGGTCGCGCTCGTCGACCTGGACCGGTTCAAGTCGGTGAACGACACGTACGGTCACCTCCTCGGCGACCGCGTGCTCTGCCGGGTCGCGGACCTTCTGCAGGAGGGGTTGCCGCCGGAGGCGTTCTGCGCGCGGTACGGCGGTGAGGAATTCGCACTCGTCCTGCCCGGCGTGGAGCAGCCGCGCGCGCTGCGGATCGCCGAGGCCGCCCGCGCGCGGATCGCTCGTCACTCCTGGTCAGAACTTCAGCCCGGACTTCAGGTGACGATCAGCGTGGGCCTCGCGCACGGCACCGGCTCCGGACCGCGTCAGCTGCACCGGGCCGACGATCTCCTCTACGCCGCCAAGCACGCCGGACGCAACAAGGTCGCCTATCGGGACCGCGAATCCGCACAGGTCATTACGCACTCTGAGTGA
- a CDS encoding WXG100 family type VII secretion target, translated as MVALGDNSYGQNNNAYEDPEPSESGDFNSPGDQTPPDPSNEWIPPGDVGKPPPVPGGSDTPGKGVTAVNTEAMRTFAKNLETLADGPIKDLEHKLDGVQLKPGIFLTANEKIFQPILGSNALRDTSKTAIHDLVRALGDMSEAVNTAAKAYENADEVNKMTADEYNEYFNEVNGQITNAGQKH; from the coding sequence ATGGTGGCGCTGGGTGACAACTCCTACGGTCAGAACAACAACGCTTACGAGGATCCGGAGCCCTCGGAATCCGGGGACTTCAACAGCCCCGGTGACCAGACCCCGCCGGATCCGAGCAACGAGTGGATCCCGCCGGGCGACGTGGGCAAGCCACCGCCGGTCCCGGGTGGCTCGGACACGCCGGGCAAGGGCGTGACCGCGGTCAACACCGAGGCCATGCGGACGTTCGCGAAGAACCTCGAGACCCTGGCCGACGGTCCGATCAAGGACCTGGAGCACAAACTGGACGGTGTTCAGTTGAAGCCCGGGATCTTCCTCACCGCGAACGAGAAGATCTTCCAGCCGATTCTGGGCTCGAACGCGTTGCGGGACACCTCGAAGACCGCGATCCACGATCTGGTCCGGGCGCTCGGTGACATGTCCGAGGCGGTGAACACGGCCGCGAAGGCGTACGAGAACGCCGATGAGGTCAACAAGATGACCGCGGATGAGTACAACGAGTACTTCAACGAGGTCAACGGCCAGATCACCAACGCCGGTCAGAAGCACTGA
- a CDS encoding WXG100 family type VII secretion target, translating to MALGQFQISFATMQDTVGQAKQQSNQITELLDQMKAVIESQRENWTGVAADMFHETYNFCHQAALTLPQALDAAAQTLGSINEGTSTTEGNNAKRFAAN from the coding sequence ATGGCTTTGGGTCAGTTCCAGATCAGCTTCGCGACGATGCAGGACACCGTCGGGCAGGCCAAGCAGCAGTCCAACCAGATCACCGAGCTGCTTGACCAGATGAAGGCGGTCATCGAAAGCCAGCGTGAAAACTGGACCGGCGTCGCGGCGGACATGTTCCACGAGACCTACAACTTCTGCCACCAGGCCGCGCTCACCCTGCCGCAGGCGCTCGACGCGGCCGCGCAGACCCTCGGTTCGATCAACGAGGGCACCTCGACCACCGAGGGCAACAACGCCAAGCGGTTCGCCGCGAACTGA